From a region of the Pan paniscus chromosome 19, NHGRI_mPanPan1-v2.0_pri, whole genome shotgun sequence genome:
- the LPO gene encoding lactoperoxidase isoform X4, with product MSSETPTSRQLSEYLKHAKGRTRTAIRNGQVWEESLKRLRQKASLTNVTDPSLDLTSLSLEVGCGAPAPVVRCDPCSPYRTITGDCNNRRKPALGAANRALARWLPAEYEDGLSLPFGWTPGKTRNGFPLPLAREVSNKIVGYLNEEGVLDQNRSLLFMQWGQIVDHDLDFAPDTELGSSEYSKAQCDEYCIQGDNCFPIMFPPNDPKAGTQGKCMPFFRAGFVCPTPPYKSLAREQINALTSFLDASFVYSSEPSLASRLRNLSSPLGLMAVNQEVSDHGLPYLPYDSKKPSPCEFINTTARVPCFLAGDSRASEHILLATSHTLFLREHNRLARELKRLNPQWDGEKLYQEARKILGAFVQIITFRDYLPILLGDHMQKWIPPYQGYSESVDPRISNVFTFAFRFGHLEVPSSMFRLDENYQPWGPEPELPLHTLFFNTWRMVKDGGIDPLVRGLLAKKSKLMKQNKMMTGELRNKLFQPTHRIHGFDLAAINTQRCRDHGQPGYNSWRAFCDLSQPQTLEELNTVLKSKMLAKKLLGLYGTPDNIDIWIGAIAEPLVERGRVGPLLACLLGKQFQQIRDGDRFWWENPGVFTNEQKDSLRKMSFSRLVCDNTRITKVPRDPFWANSYPYDFVDCSAIDKLDLSPWASVKN from the exons ATGAGCTCTGAGACTCCCACCAGCCGACAGCTCTCAGAATACCTCAAGCATGCCAAAGGCCGGACGCGCACAGCCATCCGCAATGGACAGGTGTGGGAGGAGTCTttaaagagactgaggcagaaggcaTCCTTGACCAATGTCACAG ATCCCAGCCTGGACTTGACTTCACTGTCTCTAGAGGTGGGCTGTGGTGCTCCTGCTCCCGTGGTGAGATGCGACCCGTGCAGCCCTTACCGCACCATTACGGGAGACTGCAATAACAG GAGGAAGCCTGCGCTGGGCGCCGCCAACAGGGCTCTGGCGCGCTGGCTGCCCGCGGAGTACGAGGACGGGCTCTCCCTGCCCTTCGGCTGGACGCCGGGGAAGACGCGCAACGGCTTCCCTCTCCCGCTG GCCCGGGAGGTATCTAACAAGATTGTTGGCTATCTGAATGAGGAGGGTGTTCTGGACCAAAACAGGTCCCTGCTCTTCATGCAGTGGGGTCAGATTGTGGATCACGACCTGGACTTTGCCCCTGACACCGAGCTGGGGAGTAGCGAGTACTCCAAAGCCCAGTGTGATGAGTACTGTATCCAGGGAGACAACTGCTTCCCCATCATG TTCCCACCCAATGACCCCAAGGCGGGGACTCAAGGGAAATGCATGCCTTTCTTCCGAGCTGGGTTCGTCTGCCCCACTCCACCCTACAAGTCCCTGGCCCGAGAGCAGATCAACGCTCTGACCTCCTTCCTGGATGCCAGCTTTGTGTACAGCTCCGAGCCAAGCCTGGCCAGCCGCCTCCGCAACCTCAGCAGCCCCCTGGGCCTCATGGCTGTCAACCAGGAGGTCTCAGACCATGGACTACCCTACCTGCCCTATGACAGCAAGAAGCCAAGCCCCTGTGAGTTCATCAACACCACTGCCCGTGTGCCCTGCTTCCTGGCAG GAGATTCTCGAGCCTCAGAGCATATTCTGCTGGCCACATCCCACACCCTCTTTCTCCGCGAGCATAACCGGCTGGCCAGAGAACTAAAGAgactcaaccctcagtgggatgGAGAGAAGCTCTACCAGGAAGCCCGGAAAATCCTGGGAGCCTTCGTGCAG ATTATCACCTTTAGGGACTACCTACCCATTTTGCTAGGTGACCACATGCAGAAGTGGATACCCCCatatcaaggctacagtgaatcTGTGGATCCCAGAATTTCCAATGTCTTCACCTTCGCCTTCCGCTTTGGCCACTTGGAGGTCCCCTCTAGTATGTTCCGCCTGGATGAGAATTATCAGCCATGGGGGCCAGAACCAGAACTCCCCCTCCACACCCTCTTCTTCAACACTTGGAGGATGGTCAAAGATG GTGGAATTGATCCTCTGGTGCGGGGCCTGCTGGCCAAGAAATCCAAGCtgatgaaacagaataaaatgatGACTGGAGAGCTGCGCAACAAGCTTTTCCAGCCAACTCACAGGATCCATGGCTTTGACCTGGCTGCCATCAACACACAGCGTTGCCGGGACCATGGGCAACCTG GGTACAATTCCTGGAGAGCCTTCTGTGACCTCTCACAGCCGCAGACACTAGAGGAGTTGAACACAGTGCTGAAGAGCAAGATGCTGGCCAAGAAGTTACTGGGTCTCTACGGGACCCCTGACAACATCGACATCTGGATAGGGGCCATTGCTGAGCCGCTGGTGGAAAGGGGTCGGGTGGGGCCTCTCCTGGCCTGCCTCTTGGGCAAGCAGTTCCAGCAGATCCGTGATGGAGACAG GTTCTGGTGGGAAAACCCTGGGGTCTTCACAAACGAGCAGAAGGACTCTCTACGGAAAATGTCCTTCTCACGCCTTGTCTGTGACAACACCCGCATCACCAAGGTCCCACGGGACCCATTCTGGGCCAACAGCTACCCCTATGACTTCGTGGATTGCTCAGCCATCGACAAGCTGGACCTGTCACCCTGGGCCTCAGTGAAGAATTAG